A window of Cyclopterus lumpus isolate fCycLum1 chromosome 14, fCycLum1.pri, whole genome shotgun sequence contains these coding sequences:
- the fam53c gene encoding protein FAM53C: MPESSYWQLCPPSKSSLQGGLLSSSFPPGPVPLVPPDAHLQEGGDPLDGAPSQPQQHRPLAPSTSASELSLPGGPGAPPGPGPPPPPPPPPKRHCRSLSVPEDLSRCRYTWRPSASRVWTPVSRQQCHGGAGGGGAGGGIGVGVVGGGVCPLRAPSSSLNSSLHSSSSPTFFSLALSPDSPLPWSFPWDPSEAAAGGGACCCFFPSPSSCSSSPSPLHPPPPPQRRFSLSPVLIRDSAASTFLPPHPVLRQTPVRPPSCSAVAAAAAGGPVPASPSSACSTPSSLRRSLPPQLPRCHSQPCDLLLLKPGLKRRRDPDRPCARPVLDFTKMTQTRSIDPQCLERGGRLACGGDVFMGSDSFMGDFRGSCSPAECLGRTSIGPLSESDEECREEDDEEDDEEDECEEEEPGEREAAQQAVFERDCTELDLNLIEEN; the protein is encoded by the exons ATGCCTG AGAGCAGCTACTGGCAGCTCTGCCCTCCCTCCAAGTCCAGCCTGCAGGGGGGGTTACTGAGCTCTAGTTTCCCCCCCGGCCCCGTGCCCCTGGTTCCCCCAGATGCTCACCTGCAGGAGGGGGGCGACCCCCTGGACGGCGCCCCCTCTCAGCCGCAGCAGCACCGGCCTCTGGCACCCAGCACCTCGGCGTCTGAGCTGTCGCTCCCCGGGGGGCCGGGGGCCCCTCCTGGCCCCGGGCCCCCGccgccccctcccccgccccccaaacGGCACTGCCGCTCACTGTCGGTGCCCGAGGACCTGTCGCGCTGCCGCTACACCTGGCGGCCCAGCGCCTCGCGGGTCTGGACTCCCGTCAGTCGCCAGCAGTGCCACGGGGGGGCCGGGGGAGGGGGTGCGGGGGGCGGTATCGGAGTGGGCGTGGTAGGGGGAGGAGTCTGTCCTCTCCGCGCCCCCAGCTCCTCCCTGAACTCGTCGCTACACTCCTCGTCCAGCCCCACCTTCTTCAGCCTGGCGCTGTCTCCGGACTCCCCGCTGCCCTGGAGCTTTCCCTGGGACCCCAGCGAGGCAGCGGCGGGGGGAGgagcctgctgctgcttcttcccctccccttcctcctgctcctcctcgccctctcccctccacccgcctcctcctcctcagagacgtttctccctctcccccgtGCTCATCAGAGACTCGGCGGCCTCCACCTTCCTGCCTCCGCATCCCGTGCTGAGACAAACGCCGGTGCGTCCGCCGAGCTGCTCGGCCGTGGCGGCAGCGGCGGCGGGAGGCCCAGTGCCCGCCTCGCCCTCCTCGGCCTGCAGCACGCCGTCCTCCCTGAGGCGCAGTCTGCCGCCGCAGCTGCCGCGCTGCCACTCGCAGCCCTgcgacctgctgctgctcaagCCGGGTCTGAAGAGACGGCGAGACCCCGACCGGCCGTGTGCCCGGCCCGTCCTCGACTTCACCAAGATGACCCAG acCCGCAGCATCGACCCCCAGTGTCTGGAGCGTGGTGGCAGGCTGGCCTGCGGCGGTGACGTCTTCATGGGTTCAGACTCCTTCATGGGCGACTTCCGCGGCTCCTGCTCGCCGGCCGAGTGTTTGGGCCGGACCAGCATCGGGCCGCTGAGCGAGAGCGACGAGGAGTGCCGcgaggaggatgacgaggaggacgacgaagaggacgagtgcgaggaggaggagccgggaGAGCGCGAGGCGGCGCAGCAGGCGGTGTTCGAGAGGGATTGTACAGAACTGGACTTGAACTTGATAGAAGAGAACTGA